The Pseudofrankia inefficax genome window below encodes:
- a CDS encoding TetR/AcrR family transcriptional regulator, which translates to MSCRHGGWERGRVDDGVTERSGSTAGGSREPAAPSGRRVSPRGGIDAVLRAAVSNFAGVGYHATSMRDIARDAGMTVATIYHHFSSKQEILQAIMASTMRDVIASTRRALVHAGGSPSEQLTALVTAWILFHTDRRAEALIGASELRNLDASGRRLVVALRDEQEAMFRDVVEHGIQRGEFATRYPVEAARAIINMGYSVASWYRVGAGVTPQELAARYCELALGVVRGPHPVAR; encoded by the coding sequence ATGTCCTGCCGGCACGGTGGCTGGGAGCGAGGGCGGGTGGACGACGGCGTCACGGAGAGGTCCGGCTCGACCGCCGGGGGATCGCGGGAGCCGGCCGCGCCGTCGGGCCGCCGCGTCTCCCCGCGCGGCGGGATCGACGCTGTCCTGCGGGCCGCCGTCTCGAACTTCGCGGGCGTCGGCTACCACGCGACGTCGATGCGGGACATCGCGCGCGACGCGGGCATGACGGTCGCGACCATCTACCACCACTTCTCCTCCAAGCAGGAGATCCTTCAGGCGATCATGGCCTCGACCATGCGGGACGTCATCGCGTCGACCCGCCGGGCGCTGGTCCACGCGGGCGGATCGCCGTCCGAGCAGCTGACCGCCCTCGTGACCGCCTGGATCCTGTTCCACACGGACCGTCGGGCCGAGGCGCTCATCGGCGCGAGCGAGCTGCGCAACCTCGACGCGTCGGGCCGCCGCCTCGTCGTGGCGCTGCGCGACGAGCAGGAGGCGATGTTCCGCGACGTGGTCGAGCACGGCATCCAGCGCGGTGAGTTCGCGACGCGGTACCCGGTCGAGGCGGCGCGCGCGATCATCAACATGGGCTACTCGGTCGCCTCCTGGTACCGGGTCGGCGCCGGCGTGACGCCGCAGGAGCTGGCCGCCCGCTACTGCGAGCTCGCGCTGGGCGTCGTGCGCGGCCCACACCCGGTGGCCCGCTGA
- a CDS encoding Zn-ribbon domain-containing OB-fold protein, which yields MADTITPVDAAVHPVPAITGDNEFFWTAASEGRLVAQRCTGCGLLRHPPAVACPACHCLDHAVVELSGRGEVYSYALLHHPRSPRFQYPVAAVLVDLEEGVRVASNLVDVDPAAVRIGLAVEVAFERTDDDDLAVPVFRPQVGTAPAKGDAR from the coding sequence GTGGCGGACACCATAACCCCGGTCGACGCGGCCGTGCACCCCGTGCCAGCGATCACCGGGGACAACGAGTTCTTCTGGACGGCCGCCAGCGAGGGCCGGCTGGTAGCCCAGCGCTGCACGGGCTGCGGCCTGCTGCGCCACCCACCGGCCGTCGCCTGCCCGGCCTGCCACTGCCTCGACCACGCGGTCGTGGAGCTCAGCGGGCGCGGCGAGGTGTACAGCTACGCGCTGCTGCATCATCCCCGCAGCCCGCGGTTCCAGTACCCGGTGGCGGCCGTGCTGGTCGATCTGGAGGAAGGCGTCCGGGTGGCCTCGAACCTCGTGGACGTCGACCCGGCCGCCGTCCGCATCGGCCTTGCGGTCGAGGTCGCCTTCGAGCGGACGGACGACGACGACCTCGCCGTCCCGGTCTTCCGCCCCCAGGTGGGCACGGCACCGGCGAAGGGAGACGCCCGATGA
- a CDS encoding TetR/AcrR family transcriptional regulator codes for MTETAENGTSYAPRDRSRSRRQPKDQAGRTQIVDAAVACILELGFYRASSNEIARRAHLSWGAIQYHFGTREALMLAAVEEINRRFIASLAQCHVEGETLAERVDSLYDLLAQHYGGSSYLASMQIMLNFQHDPNTSPAANEALHAQHQRVGDEIRRLLTETFGPDIDPAHRTAMFHAIRGYAISTQLRDLVAADLAGPLQPEALKFFLAGLVAGADPAG; via the coding sequence GTGACGGAGACGGCCGAGAACGGGACGTCCTACGCTCCACGCGACCGCTCGCGGTCGCGTCGGCAGCCGAAGGACCAGGCCGGGCGGACCCAGATCGTCGACGCCGCCGTCGCCTGCATCCTCGAGCTCGGCTTCTACCGCGCGAGCAGCAACGAGATCGCCCGGCGGGCGCACCTGAGCTGGGGCGCGATCCAGTACCACTTCGGGACCCGCGAGGCCCTGATGCTCGCCGCGGTCGAGGAGATCAACCGCCGCTTCATCGCCTCGCTCGCGCAGTGCCACGTCGAGGGCGAGACGCTCGCTGAGCGCGTCGACTCCCTCTACGACCTGCTCGCCCAGCACTACGGCGGCTCGTCGTACCTGGCGAGCATGCAGATCATGCTGAACTTCCAGCACGACCCGAACACGTCGCCGGCGGCCAACGAGGCGCTCCACGCGCAGCACCAGCGGGTCGGCGACGAGATCCGCCGTCTGCTCACCGAGACGTTCGGCCCGGACATCGACCCCGCCCATCGCACCGCGATGTTCCACGCGATCCGCGGCTACGCCATCAGCACCCAGCTTCGCGACCTCGTCGCGGCCGACCTGGCCGGCCCGCTCCAGCCCGAAGCCCTCAAGTTCTTCCTCGCCGGCCTCGTCGCCGGCGCGGATCCGGCCGGCTGA
- a CDS encoding ABC transporter substrate-binding protein: protein MAFGLGRKASVAGAATLLCLAAGCAGSSADAGRAGPCHSPGVSAGAIKVGLVYPDTGALAAAFATARGGFEARIDLANQQGGVHGRRVEVVWGDDAGALSGNLAVAQDLVQKSGVFALAELTTVASGSAPYLAKAGVPVVGLATEPSWSQYDNMFSTSYDVSDQKSISTYGDFIAAHGGKKAAIVEDQGSPATRAATNTLITSLTAAGIQVVARIPYTAGVTSAVQTASKIEVSRADVLIGELGADSISEIVAATHQAGLRLKVVLSGSVYDKTLLARYGADLAGMTAYITHLPFESNAPAVTTFRSAVRRFSPEIDDPDQSVVLGSYGQADLLLRGLEVAGACPTRQAFITNLRSVHDFNAAGFLPGGIDLSTNRGSPTVCLAFLTVNAQGTAFEIDQAPDGKEQWCGTRLGT from the coding sequence ATGGCATTTGGACTGGGGAGGAAGGCCAGCGTCGCCGGCGCGGCCACGTTGTTATGCCTCGCCGCGGGCTGCGCCGGTTCGAGCGCCGACGCAGGACGAGCGGGCCCTTGCCACTCGCCCGGCGTCAGCGCCGGCGCCATAAAGGTCGGACTGGTCTACCCGGACACGGGGGCGCTGGCGGCCGCGTTCGCCACGGCCCGCGGCGGTTTCGAGGCTCGCATCGATCTGGCGAACCAGCAGGGTGGTGTCCACGGGCGTCGGGTCGAGGTCGTCTGGGGCGACGACGCGGGCGCCCTCAGCGGCAACCTCGCCGTCGCCCAGGACCTCGTGCAGAAGTCCGGGGTCTTCGCCCTGGCGGAGCTCACCACGGTCGCGTCGGGCTCCGCTCCCTACCTGGCGAAGGCCGGTGTCCCGGTGGTCGGACTGGCGACCGAGCCGTCCTGGAGCCAGTACGACAACATGTTCTCGACGTCGTACGACGTCTCGGACCAGAAGTCCATCTCCACCTATGGGGATTTCATCGCGGCGCATGGTGGCAAGAAAGCGGCCATCGTCGAGGACCAGGGCTCGCCCGCGACCCGTGCCGCCACCAACACCCTGATAACCAGCCTGACCGCGGCGGGCATTCAGGTGGTCGCCCGCATCCCTTACACGGCGGGTGTCACCTCCGCCGTACAGACTGCTTCGAAGATCGAGGTCAGTCGAGCGGACGTCCTGATCGGTGAGCTCGGTGCCGACAGCATCAGCGAGATCGTGGCCGCGACCCACCAGGCCGGTCTCCGCCTCAAGGTCGTGCTTTCGGGCTCGGTGTACGACAAGACGCTGCTCGCCCGCTACGGAGCCGACCTCGCGGGCATGACGGCCTACATCACCCACCTGCCGTTCGAGTCGAACGCACCGGCCGTGACCACGTTCCGCTCCGCGGTGCGGCGCTTCTCGCCGGAGATCGACGACCCGGACCAGAGCGTGGTGCTCGGTTCCTACGGCCAGGCGGACCTGCTGCTGCGCGGGCTCGAGGTCGCCGGCGCGTGCCCGACCCGCCAGGCGTTCATCACCAACCTGCGGTCCGTCCACGACTTCAACGCCGCGGGATTCCTACCGGGCGGTATTGACCTGAGCACCAACCGGGGATCCCCGACGGTGTGCCTGGCCTTCCTCACGGTCAACGCGCAGGGGACGGCGTTCGAGATAGACCAGGCCCCGGACGGCAAGGAACAGTGGTGCGGTACCCGGCTCGGGACCTGA
- a CDS encoding thiolase C-terminal domain-containing protein, translating into MSGGGLGGRTAIVGIGATEFSQDAGRSETRLATEAILAALADAGLSTDDVDGLVSYTIDPVEETELVRALGIPEVGWSSRVPYGGAGSQGVLLHAAAAVASGAADVVVAYRAVRARSGARRFGAAKAGGATSSHSGTTAGQWCAPYGILTPASWMSLNATRYMHAFDVTNEDFGRAVVGLRAYAATNPAARFFGRPITLDDHQASRWIAEPAIRLFDCCQETDGAIALVITSRDRARDTPSPVTIAAAAGAALAGQEVATDHYSPDLSAMAGSAALARRLFDRTGIDRADLDLLMVYDAFTPVLFMQLEGLGFCAPGEAKDLVASGVFAPGGSLPLNTNGGLIGEGYIHGLNLATEAVRQLRGTAANQLDRVELALVSASRTGVVLASA; encoded by the coding sequence ATGAGCGGCGGCGGGCTGGGCGGACGGACCGCGATCGTCGGCATAGGGGCGACCGAGTTCTCGCAGGACGCCGGGCGCAGCGAGACGCGGCTCGCGACCGAGGCCATCCTCGCCGCGCTGGCCGACGCGGGGCTGTCGACCGACGACGTCGACGGCCTGGTCAGCTACACGATCGACCCGGTCGAGGAGACCGAGCTGGTCCGCGCGCTCGGGATCCCGGAGGTCGGCTGGTCGAGCCGGGTCCCGTATGGCGGCGCCGGCTCGCAGGGTGTGCTCCTGCACGCCGCGGCCGCGGTCGCCTCCGGCGCCGCCGACGTCGTGGTCGCCTACCGGGCGGTGCGGGCCCGGTCGGGCGCACGACGGTTCGGGGCGGCGAAGGCAGGCGGAGCGACGTCCTCGCACTCCGGCACGACCGCTGGCCAGTGGTGCGCCCCGTACGGCATCCTCACCCCGGCGTCCTGGATGTCGCTGAACGCCACCCGCTACATGCACGCCTTCGACGTCACCAACGAGGACTTCGGGCGGGCGGTGGTCGGCCTGCGGGCCTACGCGGCCACCAACCCGGCCGCGCGCTTCTTCGGCCGGCCGATCACCCTGGACGACCACCAGGCCTCCCGGTGGATCGCCGAGCCGGCGATCCGGCTGTTCGACTGCTGCCAGGAGACCGACGGCGCGATCGCCCTCGTCATCACGTCGCGCGACCGCGCCCGGGACACCCCGTCCCCGGTGACGATCGCCGCGGCGGCCGGCGCGGCGCTCGCCGGCCAGGAGGTCGCCACCGACCACTACTCCCCCGACCTGTCGGCGATGGCCGGATCGGCGGCGCTCGCTCGCCGGCTGTTCGACCGGACCGGCATCGACCGCGCCGACCTCGACCTCCTGATGGTCTACGACGCGTTCACCCCGGTCCTGTTCATGCAGCTCGAAGGCCTCGGCTTCTGCGCGCCCGGCGAGGCGAAGGACCTCGTCGCCTCGGGCGTGTTCGCGCCCGGCGGGTCGCTGCCCCTGAACACCAACGGAGGGCTGATCGGCGAGGGCTACATCCACGGGCTCAACCTCGCCACCGAGGCGGTCCGCCAGCTGCGCGGCACGGCCGCCAACCAGCTCGACCGGGTCGAGCTCGCCCTCGTCAGCGCCAGCCGTACCGGCGTCGTGCTCGCCAGCGCGTGA
- a CDS encoding acyl-CoA dehydrogenase family protein encodes MDFAPSPKAAEYSARLTEFMEEHVYPAEPSYEAYRRDRGWADNTVPPVVEELKAEARRRGLWNLFLPDADDPAHGLSVTDYAQLAEITGRSLDLAPEALNCSAPDTGNMEVLHLFGTTEQKETWLRPLLDGRIRSAFAMTEPDVASSDATNIQTSIRRDGDHYVINGRKWWISGVADPRCEVMIVMGRTDPEAPTHRQQSQVLVPVDTPGVKIVRPLPVFGYWDQHGHCEITFTDVRVPARNLIAGEGDGFVIAQARLGPGRIHHCMRCIGVAERALELACRRASTRVAFGMTLAEQGVVQQQIAESRMEIEQARLLTLKAAWLIDNGGVKGARTEIAAIKVIAPRIALAVLDRAIQIHGGGGVSDDFPLASLYAHTRTLRLADGPDEVHVRTVARQELRPYLSRA; translated from the coding sequence GTGGACTTCGCGCCGAGCCCGAAGGCCGCCGAGTACAGCGCACGGCTGACGGAGTTCATGGAGGAGCACGTCTATCCGGCGGAGCCGAGCTACGAGGCGTACCGGCGGGATCGCGGGTGGGCCGACAACACCGTGCCGCCGGTGGTCGAGGAGCTCAAGGCCGAGGCCCGCCGGCGCGGGCTGTGGAACCTGTTCCTGCCGGACGCGGATGACCCCGCCCACGGCCTGTCGGTCACCGACTACGCGCAGCTCGCGGAGATCACCGGCCGCAGCCTCGACCTCGCGCCGGAGGCGTTGAACTGCTCCGCGCCGGACACCGGCAACATGGAGGTCCTGCACCTGTTCGGCACCACCGAGCAGAAGGAGACGTGGCTGCGCCCGCTGCTCGACGGGCGCATTCGCTCCGCCTTCGCCATGACCGAGCCCGACGTCGCCTCCTCGGACGCGACCAACATCCAGACGTCGATCCGCCGCGACGGCGACCACTACGTCATCAACGGCCGGAAATGGTGGATCAGCGGCGTCGCGGATCCCCGCTGCGAAGTCATGATCGTGATGGGTCGCACCGACCCCGAGGCGCCGACCCATCGGCAGCAGTCACAGGTCCTCGTGCCGGTCGACACGCCCGGCGTGAAGATCGTCCGGCCACTGCCGGTGTTCGGGTACTGGGACCAGCACGGGCACTGCGAGATCACGTTCACCGACGTCCGGGTGCCGGCCCGCAACCTGATCGCGGGCGAGGGCGACGGCTTCGTCATCGCGCAGGCCCGGCTCGGCCCCGGCCGGATCCACCACTGCATGCGCTGCATCGGGGTCGCCGAGCGGGCGCTGGAGCTGGCGTGCCGGCGGGCCAGCACACGGGTGGCGTTCGGGATGACGCTGGCCGAGCAGGGGGTCGTGCAGCAGCAGATCGCCGAGTCGCGGATGGAGATCGAACAGGCCAGACTGCTCACCCTGAAGGCGGCCTGGCTGATCGACAACGGCGGCGTCAAGGGCGCCCGGACCGAGATCGCCGCCATCAAGGTGATCGCCCCGCGGATCGCGCTCGCCGTGCTCGACCGCGCGATCCAGATCCACGGTGGTGGCGGCGTCTCCGACGACTTCCCGCTCGCCTCGCTGTACGCCCACACCCGGACGCTGCGCCTCGCCGACGGGCCCGACGAGGTGCACGTCCGCACCGTCGCGCGCCAGGAACTGCGTCCGTACCTCAGCCGCGCCTGA
- a CDS encoding enoyl-CoA hydratase/isomerase family protein, protein MQASVLVEPAADGVTVVTLNRPDRLNAINLDLSTRLADALDTIARDRSVRVVILTGAGRAFSAGLDLRGFGDDDLVAAEGHVGRLMSRQRELVGLCQRIRAVPQVVIAAVNGPAAGAGLALVCASDIRLAASEAIFTVAFIRAGYSACDLGVSWLLPRLVGAGRAHELMLTGRRFDSAEALRNGLLVDVVPSGELLDRARLSADAVLANPPLSVEMTKQGMWMALETPAWETSIEFENRQQVFTALTEDQPEATAAFLEKRPAHYRRR, encoded by the coding sequence ATGCAGGCGTCCGTGCTCGTCGAACCGGCGGCCGACGGCGTGACCGTCGTGACCCTCAACCGGCCGGATCGTCTCAACGCGATCAACCTCGACCTGTCGACCCGGCTCGCCGACGCGCTGGACACGATCGCCCGTGATCGCTCGGTCCGGGTCGTCATCCTCACGGGCGCGGGGCGAGCGTTCAGCGCGGGTCTCGATCTGCGGGGATTCGGGGACGACGACCTGGTCGCCGCCGAGGGCCACGTCGGGCGCCTGATGAGCCGTCAGCGTGAGCTCGTGGGGCTGTGCCAGCGGATCCGGGCCGTGCCTCAGGTGGTCATCGCCGCCGTGAACGGCCCGGCCGCGGGCGCCGGCCTCGCTCTCGTGTGCGCCAGCGACATCCGGCTGGCCGCGAGCGAGGCGATCTTCACCGTGGCCTTCATCAGGGCGGGCTACTCCGCGTGCGACCTGGGCGTCTCGTGGCTGCTGCCGCGCCTCGTCGGCGCCGGGCGGGCGCATGAGCTCATGCTCACCGGCCGCCGCTTCGACAGCGCCGAGGCGCTGCGCAACGGCCTGCTGGTCGACGTCGTCCCCTCGGGCGAGCTGCTCGACCGGGCCCGGCTCAGCGCCGACGCGGTACTGGCCAACCCGCCGCTCTCCGTCGAGATGACGAAGCAGGGCATGTGGATGGCGCTGGAGACGCCGGCCTGGGAGACGTCCATCGAGTTCGAGAACCGGCAGCAGGTCTTCACCGCGCTGACCGAGGACCAGCCGGAGGCCACGGCGGCGTTCCTGGAGAAGCGGCCGGCGCACTACCGCCGTCGCTAG
- a CDS encoding acyl-CoA dehydrogenase family protein, with product MRRELFGPDHEALRETARTFVEREVVPHQDTWLEKGLVDRSAWLAAGAQGLLGIAAPAEYGGAGEDDYRYRLVLVEELARVGAASFNAGTSAQDDLVVPYLRDLGTAEQQAAWLPRLCTGEAIGALAMTEPGAGSDLQGIRTSAVRDGEGWRLSGSKTFITNGILADVVIVFARTDPEAGSRGYSLFLVESAADGFRRGRKLEKLGLRGNDTAELFFDDIVLPSTALLGTEGRGLAHLMERLPLERLSIGATSYAFARAAYDWTVEYCFGRRAFGQPIGDFQNTRFTLAEIATELDVAQAYHDRAVLALGDGSLTAVDAAKAKWWLTDLQNRVVDRCVQLHGGYGFMWEYPITRAYADARIQPIFGGTNEIMKEIIGRDIAKRANAGGATA from the coding sequence GTGCGGCGAGAACTCTTCGGGCCTGACCACGAGGCGCTGCGGGAGACGGCCCGGACGTTCGTCGAGCGCGAGGTCGTTCCCCACCAGGACACCTGGCTGGAGAAGGGCCTGGTGGACCGGTCGGCCTGGCTCGCGGCCGGCGCCCAGGGGCTCCTGGGTATCGCCGCGCCGGCCGAGTACGGTGGCGCCGGCGAGGACGACTACCGGTACCGGCTGGTGCTCGTCGAGGAGCTGGCCCGGGTGGGCGCGGCGTCCTTCAACGCCGGCACGTCGGCGCAGGACGACCTCGTCGTCCCCTACCTGCGGGACCTCGGCACCGCCGAGCAGCAGGCGGCCTGGCTGCCGCGGCTGTGCACCGGCGAGGCGATCGGCGCGCTGGCGATGACCGAGCCGGGCGCGGGCAGCGACCTGCAGGGCATCCGGACCAGCGCCGTTCGCGACGGTGAGGGCTGGCGGCTGTCGGGTAGCAAGACGTTCATCACCAACGGCATCCTGGCCGACGTCGTCATCGTCTTCGCCCGGACCGACCCCGAGGCCGGTTCGCGCGGGTACAGCCTGTTCCTGGTCGAGAGCGCGGCGGACGGCTTCCGGCGCGGCCGCAAGCTGGAGAAGCTCGGCCTGCGCGGCAACGACACCGCCGAGCTGTTCTTCGACGACATCGTGCTGCCCTCGACGGCCCTGCTCGGCACCGAGGGACGCGGCCTGGCTCACCTGATGGAACGGCTGCCCCTGGAGCGGCTGTCGATCGGGGCCACGTCCTACGCGTTCGCCCGCGCCGCCTACGACTGGACCGTCGAGTACTGCTTCGGGCGCCGCGCCTTCGGCCAGCCGATCGGCGACTTCCAGAACACCCGGTTCACCCTGGCCGAGATCGCCACCGAGCTGGATGTCGCGCAGGCCTACCACGACCGCGCCGTCCTCGCCCTGGGCGACGGCTCGCTGACGGCGGTCGACGCCGCGAAGGCCAAGTGGTGGCTGACCGACCTGCAGAACCGCGTCGTCGACCGGTGCGTGCAGCTGCACGGCGGCTACGGCTTCATGTGGGAGTACCCGATCACCCGCGCCTACGCCGACGCCCGGATCCAGCCGATCTTCGGCGGCACCAACGAGATCATGAAAGAGATCATCGGCCGCGACATCGCCAAGCGGGCCAACGCGGGCGGCGCGACGGCGTAG
- a CDS encoding crotonase/enoyl-CoA hydratase family protein, with amino-acid sequence MTSFEQIRLDSAEGIATITLNRPDALNAFTDTMEAELVAAYDLVDADDAVRAVILTGAGRAFCAGMDLSDGGAVFDSWTASGSPSDDGPSPEDALRRDGGGRVALRMYESRKPIIAAINGPAVGVGITMTLAADFRLAVPAAKIGFVFSRRGLVPESCSSWFLPRLVGLQTALDWMYSGRIFTSEEALDAGLLRGLHERDDLLPAARALAVSLTAESAPVSVALTRQLLWRMLGENHPMRAHEVETLGINVRGVSEDAREGISAFLDKRPAVFPQRVSTQTPDLFGDLPAPAYRAPRSPR; translated from the coding sequence GTGACTTCCTTCGAGCAGATTCGCCTCGACAGCGCCGAGGGCATCGCCACGATCACGCTGAACCGGCCGGACGCGCTCAACGCGTTCACGGACACGATGGAGGCCGAGCTCGTCGCGGCCTACGACCTCGTGGACGCCGACGACGCCGTCCGGGCGGTCATCCTGACCGGCGCCGGGCGGGCGTTCTGCGCCGGGATGGACCTCAGCGACGGCGGGGCCGTCTTCGACTCCTGGACGGCGAGCGGCTCACCGTCCGACGACGGGCCGTCGCCCGAGGACGCGCTACGCCGCGACGGCGGTGGCCGGGTGGCACTGCGGATGTACGAGTCCCGAAAGCCGATCATCGCCGCGATCAACGGTCCCGCCGTCGGGGTGGGCATCACGATGACCCTGGCCGCCGACTTCCGCCTGGCGGTGCCGGCGGCGAAGATCGGTTTCGTCTTCTCGCGCCGGGGCCTCGTTCCTGAGTCCTGCTCCAGCTGGTTCCTGCCACGCCTGGTCGGGCTGCAGACGGCGCTCGACTGGATGTACAGCGGGAGGATCTTCACCTCCGAGGAGGCGCTCGACGCGGGACTGCTGCGCGGCCTCCACGAGCGCGACGACCTGCTCCCGGCCGCGCGTGCGCTGGCGGTCTCCCTCACGGCGGAGTCCGCGCCGGTGTCGGTGGCGCTGACCCGCCAGCTGCTGTGGCGGATGCTCGGCGAGAACCATCCGATGCGCGCGCACGAGGTGGAGACGCTCGGCATCAACGTTCGCGGGGTGAGCGAGGACGCGCGTGAGGGCATCAGCGCCTTCCTCGACAAACGCCCGGCGGTCTTCCCGCAGCGCGTGTCGACGCAGACTCCTGACCTGTTCGGTGACCTGCCCGCCCCGGCCTATCGGGCGCCCCGATCGCCACGGTGA
- a CDS encoding VOC family protein: MDHLGFNRVELVVREDEIEKAVEQFNEVFGLGLPKPHPIQGMPVLSATAFDGFVELVAPVGGKGSFAAKLERGPGQIGPLVWEIADIDETRAWLAEHGYNIVYEYDSRKGNADEQSAAVHQLILDPAQWFGFNVTLMRRFP, translated from the coding sequence ATGGACCACTTAGGATTCAACCGGGTCGAGCTCGTCGTCCGGGAGGACGAGATCGAGAAGGCCGTCGAGCAGTTCAACGAGGTCTTCGGGCTGGGCCTGCCGAAGCCGCACCCGATTCAGGGCATGCCGGTGTTGTCGGCGACCGCCTTCGACGGCTTCGTCGAGTTGGTGGCCCCGGTGGGCGGCAAGGGCAGCTTCGCCGCGAAGCTGGAGCGGGGCCCGGGCCAGATCGGCCCCCTGGTCTGGGAGATCGCCGACATCGACGAGACCCGAGCCTGGCTCGCGGAGCACGGCTACAACATCGTCTACGAGTACGACAGCCGCAAGGGCAACGCCGACGAGCAGTCCGCGGCCGTCCACCAGCTCATCCTCGACCCGGCCCAGTGGTTCGGGTTCAACGTGACCCTGATGCGCCGCTTCCCCTGA
- a CDS encoding SDR family NAD(P)-dependent oxidoreductase: MTARLAGKVAIVTGAGRGIGAATVRRLAAEGASVVASDIDADAVAAVAEQLGDAVVARQADVTDEAAVAALVDTAVERFGRLDVLHNNAVSSSAEDTDTVRTPDSLWRATFDVVVMAAVYGCRHAIPVMVKTGGGSIITTSSGAAHAATATRVAYGTAKAAVETLSLYTAANFGQAGIRSNVVAPGFVLTEGIRGIFDDEMINKFGAASAAGRVCLPEDVADVVAFLASDDSGYVSGQVLTVNGGGARGVSW, from the coding sequence ATGACCGCCCGGCTCGCGGGCAAGGTCGCGATCGTGACCGGAGCCGGCCGCGGCATCGGCGCCGCGACCGTGCGCCGTCTCGCCGCCGAGGGCGCGTCGGTGGTCGCCTCGGACATCGACGCCGACGCCGTGGCCGCCGTGGCCGAGCAGCTCGGCGACGCGGTCGTCGCGCGGCAGGCGGACGTCACCGACGAGGCCGCCGTCGCGGCTCTCGTCGACACGGCGGTCGAGCGGTTCGGCCGGCTCGACGTCCTGCACAACAACGCCGTCAGCTCGTCGGCGGAGGACACCGACACGGTCCGCACCCCCGACTCGCTGTGGCGGGCGACCTTCGACGTGGTGGTGATGGCGGCTGTCTACGGGTGTCGCCACGCCATTCCCGTGATGGTGAAGACCGGGGGCGGCTCGATCATCACCACCAGCTCGGGCGCGGCCCATGCCGCGACGGCGACCCGGGTCGCCTATGGCACGGCGAAGGCCGCGGTGGAGACCCTGTCCCTGTACACGGCGGCCAACTTCGGCCAGGCCGGCATTCGCAGCAACGTGGTCGCGCCCGGCTTCGTCCTGACCGAGGGCATCCGCGGGATCTTCGACGACGAGATGATCAACAAGTTCGGCGCAGCGTCCGCCGCGGGCCGGGTGTGCCTGCCCGAGGACGTCGCCGACGTGGTCGCCTTCCTCGCCTCGGACGACTCCGGGTACGTCAGCGGCCAGGTCCTGACGGTCAACGGCGGCGGCGCGCGCGGCGTCTCGTGGTGA